The DNA sequence ATGGACCAGCCCGACCGATGGTAAAGGGCGAACGGCTGTAACGAGTGGTCTTGAAGGGGCATGGACGACACATCCCACAAAATGGGACAATGGCTATTTTGAAATGCTCTTCAACCATGAATGGGAACTGAAAAAGAGTCCGGCCGGGGCACAGCAATGGCAGCCTGTTGACATTGCCGAAGAAGATATGCCGGTAGATGTCGAAGACATGACCACAAGAACAAGCCCTATCATGACAGATGCCGATATGGCCATGAAGATAGACCCAATTTACAAGGAGATTTCTTTGCGGTTCAAAAACGATTTTGATGCCTTTTCAGATGCCTTTGCCCGCGCATGGTTTAAATTGACCCATAGAGACATGGGTCCAAAGGCACGCTATTTTGGTCCTGATGTGCCGAAAGAAGATTTGATTTGGCAAGATCCCGTACCTGCCGGTAAAAAAGATTACGATGCAGCGGCAGTAAAGGCTAAAATAGAAGCTACGGACCTTACGGTTTCTGAATTGGTATCCACGGCCTGGGACAGTGCCCGAACCTTTAGGGGCTCTGATATGCGCGGCGGAGCCAATGGTGCCCGAATCAGATTGGCGCCTCAGAACACCTATGAGGCCAATGAACCTGAACGATTGAACAAAGTACTTGGCGTTTTAGAACCCATTGCTGCTGAATTTGGTATCAGCGTGGCTGATGTTATCGTATTGGCTGGTAATGTCGGTGTAGAAAAAGCTGCAAAAGCTGCGGGCTATACGATTGAGGTGCCGTTTGCGCCTGGTCGTGGCGATGCGACAGCTGAACAGACAGACGCAGCTTCTTTTGAGGTGTTGCTTCCGTTCGCAGATGGCTTTAGAAACTATCAAAAGCAAGAATACGCTTCGAGTCCTGAAGAGATGTTGTTAGATCGAAGCCAGTTGTTGGGTCTGACGGCTGTAGAAATGACCGTGTTGATCGGTGGCATGCGTGTAATGGGCACCAATCATGGCGGAACGCGTCATGGGGCATTTACCGATAATTTAGGGGCATTGACCAATGATTTTTTCGTGAACCTGACCGATATGGGCAACGTTTGGAAACCTGTTGACAATGGAATTTATGAAATACGTGACCGCGCAACAGATGACTTTAAGTACTCGGCCACCCGGGTCGACCTTGTGTTTGGTTCCAATTCCATTCTACGTTCTTATGCCGAAGTTTATGCGCAAGATGACAGCAAAGGAAAATTTGTAAATGATTTTGTGAAGGCTTGGGTAAAAGTAATGAATGCCGATCGTTTTGATTTAAATTGAGGTAGGCCCTAAAACCGTCGGTTCGAGTTTTTCCATAAGAGAAAAGTATCGAGAACCCGACTTGCCGATAGGCAAGGTTTTCGACTCTAAAACCTTCTTTTCGATACTATTTTTCACTACTGCGCCTTGAAAAATCACTCGAAGTGACGAGTTTTATCTAAAGTTCTCTGCTTGTTAATCTAAGCTATGGATCAGAAAATGAACAGCGCCCATTTGGGCGCTGTTTTTTATGGCATTATTGGTCACTCCAAATGGCCAACTCATTACCCGAAGGGTCTAAGAAATGAAAGCGCCTGCCCCCGGGAAACGAGAAAATATCCATCGAAATTTTTCCTCCCACTTCAACAACCCTTTCCTTGATTGCTTCCAGATTTTTGTGGTACAGCACGACCAAGGCACCGTTCACTATGGGTGCTTCGGTCAATTCAAAACCGCCTTCGAGGCCACTTTCTGAAAAGGCGGTATAGGTAGGGCCGTAATCCGTAAATGTCCAACCAAAGGCCTGGCCATAGAATTTTTTGGTCTCTTCAAGATCTGAAGCTTTGAATTCTACATAATTGATGGGGGTGTTGCTACTCATCACCAACGTGCTTTTTATAGAATTTCCATACTTCATGGGCCACATCGCGCCCCAATTTCAATCCGGCCACATTATCGGCCTGAACATGGTAACCTCCCATGACCCTCGATATTCCGGCCATTTCCGCAGTTTCTGTAAAGGTGGGGAATTTTAGGGTCACCGTATCGCCCAAATGTTGGGGATGTGTTAGTGCACCGGCCACCAATTGCACTTCTTCACCAAACTCATCACTGCCCGTCCATAGCTTTAACGCTTCCCCACAGGCACCGCTGATGGTGCTATGGCCCGAGGTATAACTTGGAAATGGTGGACAAAGAAAAACATCAGGGGAATAGGGCCGCCATTGGTTGCCGTCCATTTCGATCATTCCCTTACCAGGGCCTCCCCAGCCTGTAATGGTCTTACCACCATAATATTCATGCACCAGGGCATAGGGTCGTGCATAGTCATAGAACATTTTTGAATCCCACGAAGCGATAAAACCATCCATGGCCACCACTTGGTTGTAGAAATACATTTTTACGTCTTGATCCAATGTATGATCGTCCCTTCTTGATACATCTTGGGCGAACTTGAGCCAATGCCCCGCCTGTTGCACTGATTTTGGCCCGTCACGCATAAATTCTACCAAGGCCTTTTCTTCATCGGTCAGATTGGCTTGAAGTTCAACCACTTCGGCCACCTCATTTTTCAACTGTTCTGAACCCACGAAAGGGGGTGGGCCAGGTCGGAACTGATCGGCAGATTTTAGGGCAATGGGCCGTACCTTATCCCAAAATGGTGTTAGGCATCCCGGCGCAAATTCGCCCCCTTCACCATCAGAAAAATACTTGGGCTGCCAACGGTTGATATCCACATTTTTATCAGCCGAATTCACGGGTTCATAACCTACGTAATTGAAATAGGGTTCGCCATTGGAGCCTTCTTCCTCACTATACTGGTTGGCCCCGTCGTTCTTTCTAGCTTCAATCACTGCTTTGGCAGCCAGATTTCCTATTCCTGCAGGAGTTGTAGGATCTAGGGACATATCTGAGGGGTCAAGGCCCAATTCTTCTTTCATCCATTTTTCGAACAAGGCCCTGTCAGAATAGTAATATTCGTTCATGGTTCGCAATGCGGCATAACTAATGGCCACTTCTTTGTTCTTAAGGGTCATTTCATCTATGGGCCTTCGCTCAACCCCATCTAAATACACGGGAATCGCTTTTTCATCATAGCGCGACCAAGCATCAAAAACGGCGGTAAAAATGAGTCCCAAATAACGGGAAGTGATCGTGGGTCGGGGGCTAAATCTTTCGGTATCCAAAGCGGTGGCTTCCAAGGCCATTTCACCCCATTGGTATGCTACATTTTCAACCCCCTTGGGTTCGGCTTCGGTTTTTTTAACGGTTGATTTGTCTTTGCAGGAAACGGTCACACAGGCCATAAGGCACAGTGCCAATATCTTCTTCATTTGAATGCGGTATTTATCGGTTTGTCAAAGATTCAAAAATAAAGATTGTCCCTGATACCTTTACTGACGAAAATCAGTTAAAATTTGCTCCATGGCACCCACGACTTCCTCAGCATTTTCTTTAGAGAAACACAAAGGGGGCTTGCTTTTGATGACGTTATCGGCGGGGCCATCGGTACTGATCAAAATATGTCTATTTCGAAGCTCATTTTTTAAATGCTGTGCCAATGGGGTGTCGGGCTCTCTGGTGCCTTCTTTCACCATATCGATACCGATAAAAAGTCCTGATCCGCGAACATCACCGATACAAGAATGATCGTTTTGCAATGCTCTTAAAAGCTGTTGGTAATAATTGCCGACCTCCAAAGCATTTTGTTGAAGGTCTTCTTCTTCGATAACCTCGAGCACGGCCATACCTATGGCACAGGAAACAGGATTTCCACCGAAGGAGCTGAAGAATTCGACACCCTTTTCGAACGAAGCCGCGATTTTATCGGTGGTGACCACCGCACCGATGGGATGCCCATTGCCCATGGGCTTGCCCAAGACCACTATATCAGGAACCACGCCTTGCTGTTCAAAGCCCCAGAAGACATCGCCCAAACGCCCAAAACCGGTCTGTACCTCATCACTTATACATACTCCGCCTTGGGTACGAGTGGCCTCATAAACAGGCTTGAGGTAATTCTTTGCCAACGGTATTTGACCGCCACACCCCACGATGGGTTCTGAAATAAAAGCGGCCAAAGGCTCAGAAAGGCCTTTTATGTTTTCAATGGCTTCTTCAGAATAAATTTTGCCTGCCGTTCCATCATTTTGGGTATAGGGCCCCCTAAAGGTGTCGGGCAATGTTGTTTTGTAAATATGGGACCGCTGCCCCTGCCCTTTGGCATTATTGAATTTATAGTCGCTAATGTCGATACCGATCTGCGTATTGCCATGGTATCCATGTTCCATAACCATTAGGTTTCGAGTTTCGGTATGGGCTTTTGCCAATCGAATGGCCAAGTCGCTGGCGGCACTCCCCGAGTTTACAAAAAACACCTTGTTCAAGGGCTCTGGAAATGTAGCGAGCAAACGTTCTGCATAATTCGGCAAAAGATCATACAGATATCGGGTATTGGTATTCAATAGGCCCATTTGTCGTTGCCCGGCTTCCACTACCTTGGGGTGTTGATGCCCCACATGGGGAATATTATTGTAAGCATCCAAAAAGCAATTTCCTTGCGAATCGAACATATATTGAAATGCCGCCCGCTCCATCACTATGGGTTTTTGATAGCTAATGGAAAGGGTTTTGCTGAGGTGCTTATTTCTATGCGCCACTGCATTTTTAACGGTATCCCCATACTTCTTGGGAAAGCTCAACGCTTCCCTAAAGCAGTTTTCCGCTTTTTTCGGACCGATTCGCAACCATTTGTACACTAAAGACCATGCTTTTTCTTCGCTGACCGAGGCATATTTGTTATCTGGATTTACCCTTGCGGCATGGGCCGAATTGCAGACACTGGTGCAGAGCCGTGCGGCGATGAGGTAGTAAAGACTACCGATCTCTTCTTCGGATAGGGGCAATGTTTTGTGGTAAGCTTTCAAAAAAGGCTTTGCCCAGGTCAAGGGATCTTCTTTGTCGTAGCAGATGTATGTCAGGGCAATGGCCACTTCGTTGATGACAGGAGAGTGGGCAAGGTCACCAAAATCGATCAGCCCCGAAACGTAACCGTTCTTCATCAAAATGTTCCATTCGTTGGCATCGTTATGGATGACCGATTTTCGCAGTTTGGGCAACAAGGGCAGCACTTGCCGCTCATACTGCTGAAAAAAGTGACGTACCAGGTTACGCTTTTGCGGATCTGGTATGGCAGCAAGGTGTCTTTTATTGAGGGGGAGGTATTGCAGATCCCACTCCCATTGGCGTGCCCTAAGGGCGATATGGTCAAAATCGAACAGTTGCCTGTCCAATTTGGCCAAAAAGCTTCCGAGCGAGGCCACCATGCTTTCATTGACGGTAACATCACCCATAAAACTTCCCTCAAGAAAAGAGAGCATTCGACACCACGAAAGATTTCCGTCTACCTCAAATAGCTTTATAAATGAACCGTCAGAAAAAGGTAGTGGTTCGGGAACCGCTTCAAATCCTTTTTTCCTCAAAAACAAAAGTGTGTCGTTTTCTGCCTCGAGCAAAGACCTTTCGATGGCCGCTTTTGGATAGGTCTTGAAAATAAATTTTTGCCCTTCATTTTCGACCAAATAGTTTTTGTTGTCATATCCGTCAAGTTGTCTGACACTATGACTTTTAAAACCAAAGGCTGTTTTGAGAAGTTCGGCTATCACCGTCTTGGGTTTTACTCGATAAGCGAAGATAGGGCAATAGGGTTTAAAAATCGTAGCGCAATCGAAGACCGGCAAAATAGTTGCGGCCATTGCCCGGGTAGAAGAAGCGGGGCTGATTGCCGCCAAAGCCCACGGCATTCACCAGCACAGATTGGGCGTAGTTGGTATCAAAAAGGTTGTTCACACCAAAATTCAGTCCCCCATTCAATTTATCAAAGATTTCAAAGCCATATCGAAGTTGTGCATTAAAAACGTTGAATGCCTCACTGCTCAACAAATTTGAATCGGTCAAGGGTATTTCATCGACGAACTGATGGGTAAGATTGAAAATGAAACCTTTGGTATGCCTAAAGGTCATCCCAGAATTGATACGGTGTCTGGGTACTCCAGCCAAGGCATTGCCAGAGAAATCAGTGTCGCCATCGATAAAATCAACGAAAACATGATCGCTATAACTGTAGCTTACCCTTGGGATCACTTGCCATTCTTCAGAAATATTGCCTATATAGTTCATGTCGAGCTCAATACCTTGGTGTTTGGTTTCCCCGGCATTTCTGCCGATGAACAGGTCTTCGTCAATACGTTCGGCGACCAAGAGGTCGGTAATGTTCATACGATATATCGAGGTGCTGATGTAGAATCGACTGTTGAATAGTGAAAACACCCCGCCCAGTTCATAGCTCATACCTTTTTCCTGTTCAATATCTGGATTGATGGTACCTTCTGGGGTCAAGGTCTCTTCTAGACCGGGATTCGAGAACCCGCGGCCCACATTTGCAAAGAACCTGCCATTTCTTACCGCATAGGTCAATGCGAAACTGGGAAGCAGAATAGGGTCGAAATCCCTTCGGGCCGATGTATTTTCGCTATCTGTATTGAACAGATCTCTAAAATCATAAGTGGTCTTGTTGAAATTGATACCAACCTGCGCTTGTAGTCTATCGGATATCTGAAAAGCATAGACCCCAAAAAGATTCAGTTGTGAACGAAATTCTTTGTTATTGCTCAATTGGGCACCTTGCAAGCTTCCGTTACCATCATTATCACGGAATTGGTTAAAAAAGGTCTGCCAATTGTATTCGTCACGATAAAGCTCACCGCCAATGGTAAAGGTTCCTTTGAACAGCTTTCCCTCGGTGATCGACCTAAAGCCAAAGCCATTGGTAAACTCATCCAAGATATTGAAGGGTCGTGGCTCGTAATGGTCTAGATAGGTATAAAAGACACTATTGATCGTCTTTAGATCAGGGTTGAAGTCGTGGCTATACGATAGCCCGGCCAAAGTGTATTTATTGTCTTCAAAACCTCTTGCTGCCAACCAATTGGCCGCAGCCCTACGGGGGTCTTCTTGAAAATCGGTCTCATCGATCGAACTGGGGATATTTGCCGTGTAATCTATGTAATTGACCAAAAAACCAAGTATACCTTTTTCATGTAGCCGAACTGAAGAAGTCAATAAGAAACCATCTCGTTCAAAACTGTTGTTCTGGCGAAAACCATCGGTTTGAAGATGGTTGTAACCCAAGTTGATGTTAAAATCTTTTTCAGAATGCCGAAAGGCAAGGTTGTTCTTCACCATGTTGAAAGAGCCAAACGTAAATGCATTGTTGAGAAAAGTGCTACCGACCTTGGGCGGTTTGGTAGTTAGTACGATAGCCCCTCCCAAATTGGCACCCAACGAAGTGCCTTTAGGCCCTTTTACCACCTCGATCCTTCCCATGTTCTCAAAGTCATAGGCTTCGATGGTCGAAACCCCGGTGCCATTGGTCACGGGAATTCCATTAAAATACATCCTGAGCTTATCGGTGCCAAAAGGGGTACGAGCCCCTACGCCCCGAATGGTGATCCTGTTGGTGTTCAAAGCTCCGGAGAGCACATATAGGCCGGAAATTTGATTGAGACCCGCCGCAAAATCAATAGGGCTGAACTGCTCCAAATCAGCTGTGCCCAAACTCGAAGACTCGGTGATGCCCACTGCTTTTTTTTCGATGAAATCCTCTAAAAGGATAATCTCATCAAGAGAAGTAACAGAATCATTTTGCACCTGTGAAACGGTAATACCAGAAATCAAAAAGAGTATTGGTAGGAAGATTTGGCCAAGTCGGTGCATGGGTCTAAAAATAGCTATTTTTGAAGCAAACTAAAGATGAATGAGAATAGTTTCATATAACGTCAATGGCGTTCGGGCAGCACTCAATAAGGGGTTGGTAGATTGGTTAAGGTCGGTCGATGCCGATGTAGTGTGCCTGCAAGAGATCAAAGCGATGAAAGAACAGGTCGAGACAAGACTTTTTGAAGAAATCGGCTATGAACACCATTATTGGTTCAGTGCAGAAAAGAAAGGCTATAGTGGGGTGGCACTGCTTTGCAAACAAAAGCCTGACCATATTGAATATGGCACGGGCATCGATTATATGGATTCTGAGGGAAGAAACCTTCGCGCCGATTTTGGTGATCTACATATCATGAGCCTTTACCTACCCTCAGGAACCAACTTGGCTCGATTGGAGCATAAGCTCACGTACATGGCCGATTTTCAGAAGTATGTCGACCGGTTGCGAAAAACGCATGAAAACCTAATCGTTTGTGGCGATTACAACATCTGCCATAGAGCGATAGACATTCATGATCCCGTTCGAAATAAAAATGTCTCTGGTTTTCTTCCTGTTGAGCGAGAGTGGATAGGCAACTTCATCAACAGTGGGTTTATCGACAGCTTTCGCCATTTTAACCAAGAACCCCATAATTATACCTGGTGGAGCTATCGCGCCAACGCTCGCGCCAACAATAAGGGTTGGCGATTAGATTATGGCATGGTGAACGATAGTTTGAAAAATCGGTTGAAACGTTCTGTCATTCTATCAGAAGCGAAACATAGTGACCATTGCCCCGTACTTTTAGAAGTCGATTGATAACCTTTATTTAAAAAGACACTTCATTACAGAATAGTTAATTTTGCCATCGAACTAAAAAAGCCATGAAATACACCTTTCTTCCACATACAAACATCCGTGTCAGTAAAATATGCTTGGGCACGATGACCTGGGGCCGACAGAATTCTGAGGAACAGGCCCATGAACAAATGGACCATGCCGTGGATAGGGGAGTCAATTTCTTTGATACCGCTGAGATGTACCCCATTCCTCCCAAAAAGGAACTATATGCCGTAACGGAAGAGTTCATCGGAAATTGGTTCAAGAAAACCAAAAAGCGCGAAGAAATCGTGTTGGCGACCAAGATTGCGGGCAGGGCCGATTTTACCAAACATATCAGAGCGACAGGCTTTAGCAAAGAGGCCATTATTTCTGCCGTGGATGCCAGTCTTGAACGACTTCAGACCGATTATATCGATCTTTACCAATTGCATTGGCCTGAACGAAACACCAATTATTTTGGGCAACGCGGCTACAATGCCGATATGGCAGATCTCTGGGAAGATAACATTCACCAAATCTTGGAAACCTTGCGTGATCTGGTCGAAGCAGGAAAGATTCGCCATGTAGGGCTTTCAAATGAAACTCCGTGGGGCACTATGCGATTCTTAGAGGAAAGCAAGGTACATCGTATGCTACCACGGATGATTACCATACAGAATCCGTATAGTTTGTTGAACCGCTCGTTTGAAGTGGGCCTTTCAGAGGTTTCCATGCGTGAAAAAATAGGGCTACTGGCCTATTCGCCCATGGCCTTTGGGGTGTTGAGCGGTAAATATTTGGGAGACGTGCAACCCAGAAAGGCTCGGTTGACCCTTTTTCCGACGTACAGTCGATACAGCAGTGAAACGGCTACCGAAGCCACCAAAAAATATCAAGCCCTTGCCAATGACCATGGCCTGTCTTTGGCACAAATGGCCTTGGCCTTTGTGAACACACGGGCCTTTTTGACCAGTAATATCATCGGGGCCACTACTATGGGGCAGCTAAAGGAAAATATTGAAAGTATCGATGTGGAATTATCGAGTGAACTGTTGGAAGGTATCGAAGAAATTCACTCGGCGATTCCCGATCCGGCACCTTAGTTTTTGTTCGGCAGGGCATATGCCCGATATTCATCACCAGACTTAGTGCCCATTTTGCCGCCGCCGCAGGCAATGACCAAGAATTGTTTCCCATTTACTTCATAAGTAGCGGGAGTGGCGTAACCTCCTGCAGGTAATCGGTCTTCCCATAGTTGTTCACCCGTCACCATATCAAAGGCACGTATCTTCTCATCATTGGTGGCTGCAATGAACAATACACCACCCGCGGTGACAACGGGGCCACCATAGTTTTCGGTACCCGAGACAGGTATGTTGGGGTCATTCAATTCTTCTTCATGGCCCAAGGGAACCGTCCATACATATTCGCCGGTATTCAGATTGATGGCATTTAGTGTTCCCCATGGGGGTTTTACAACGGGGAAACCTCGGTCATCTTTAAATCTTCCAAAACCTGCAACGGCATAAGGAACTTTGATCGAAGTTTCTTCTACACGATGATCGGTTTCCATTTCAAGTCCGGAAATGAAATGGGCCACTGCATCAATTTCATCATCGGATAAATTGGGCACACCGGGCATGGCCCCTTTTCCATTTTTGACAATGCTTATGACGGAATCTAACCCAAATCGACTTTTTACAGTCTGCAGTTCTGGAATACCGGCCAATCCCTGCAATTCACCACCATGGCATCTAGCACAATGAATTTGCGTCAGTGCTTCTCCTGGATGCGTATTGTCGCCATCATTTTCCTTAACTTCTCTCATTCGCACAATCCAGGCCATTTCATTGGAATTCACGTACATCACGCCGTTTCTTGGATCTAGTGCCGCCCCACCCCATTCCGCTCCACCATCGGCACCGGGATAGAGAATGGTCCCCAAGGTATCAATTGGGACAAACTGCCCTTTGGAAGCCACCCTTCTCAATTTTTCCAAGACGGTAGGGGGATCGATATTTTGGTCTTTGTCCACAAAATCATCGACAAAAGCAGGTCGGTTAGGTTCGTACAGATCATCCTCCGTGAGCATTTGTCGAGCAAATGGTCTGGGTTTCGTGGGAAGGGGCTGTGTAGGGTGGGCCTTTTCGCCCTTTAGAAGTGATGCAGGATATTCTTTTTCTTCAATGGGGAACAAAGGGTCTCCGGTAACTCGGTCAAACACAAAAATATGGCCGCTTTTGGTGACTTGGGCAACTGCCGGAATTTTCTTGCCGTTACGTTCCATTTCGAAAAGGTTCGGAGGGGCGGGCAGATCCCTATCCCATATATCATGATGTACAAATTGAAAATGCCAAAGACGTTTACCGGTTTCAGCATCAAGCGCCAAAAGACAATTGGCAAATAAATTCTCTCCATGTCGGTCGCCCCCATACCAGTCGAAAGCCGCAGAACCAGTGGGAAGATAAACAATGCCCTTCTCCTCATCTAAGGCAATACCCGACCAACTGTTGGCACCCCCTACGGTTTTGTAGGCCTCTTTGGGCCAAGTTTCATACCCGAATTCTCCGGGTTGGGGAATGGTATGGAAAATCCATTCAATTTCACCGGTGATGACGTTATAGGCTCGAATATGACCGGGAGAAGAACCTGGGCCTTCACCTACCCGGGTTCCCATGATGAGCAGATTTTTATAGACAACCCCAGGGGTGTTTGCCACCACCGATAATTTTTCGGGATTTCTGCCAAGGCCATTGCGCAGATCGATGTGTCCGTTATCGCCAAAGTCAGTAATCGATTTACCATTTTCAGCGGTAACGGCATATAGCTTGGTGCCGGCAGAAAAGAAGAGACGGCTTTTTTCATTTTCGTTCGATGCCCAATATACCAGTCCGCGGTTGAGCCCGAGACCTGACTCATCTTTTTCTTTTGGGTTAAATTTCCATAATTCTCCACCAGTGGCAGCATCTAAGGCAAACAGTTCAATTGCGGCATTTACACCATAAAGCTTATCTCCAATAATCAGTGGATTGGTCTGTATTTGTGTGGTTCGCCCCTCTTCTAGACCCCCGCTTTGGTAGGCCCACGCCAATTTTAAACCTTCCACGTTCGAGGTGTCTATTTGTGATAGGCTGGAGTAGTGCGACCTACTGGAATCACCCAAGTAATCTTGCCAAGTGCTAAAATCAGGATTGTCGTCAATACGTTTTGACGAATCATTTCCGCAAGCTAGCAGAAATAGCGCCATCAATGGAAATATAGTTTTTAGCATGGTCGGTTTTATTTTAAAGATAGGAAATAGGAGCGAAGAGATT is a window from the Muricauda sp. SCSIO 65647 genome containing:
- a CDS encoding PQQ-binding-like beta-propeller repeat protein, whose amino-acid sequence is MLKTIFPLMALFLLACGNDSSKRIDDNPDFSTWQDYLGDSSRSHYSSLSQIDTSNVEGLKLAWAYQSGGLEEGRTTQIQTNPLIIGDKLYGVNAAIELFALDAATGGELWKFNPKEKDESGLGLNRGLVYWASNENEKSRLFFSAGTKLYAVTAENGKSITDFGDNGHIDLRNGLGRNPEKLSVVANTPGVVYKNLLIMGTRVGEGPGSSPGHIRAYNVITGEIEWIFHTIPQPGEFGYETWPKEAYKTVGGANSWSGIALDEEKGIVYLPTGSAAFDWYGGDRHGENLFANCLLALDAETGKRLWHFQFVHHDIWDRDLPAPPNLFEMERNGKKIPAVAQVTKSGHIFVFDRVTGDPLFPIEEKEYPASLLKGEKAHPTQPLPTKPRPFARQMLTEDDLYEPNRPAFVDDFVDKDQNIDPPTVLEKLRRVASKGQFVPIDTLGTILYPGADGGAEWGGAALDPRNGVMYVNSNEMAWIVRMREVKENDGDNTHPGEALTQIHCARCHGGELQGLAGIPELQTVKSRFGLDSVISIVKNGKGAMPGVPNLSDDEIDAVAHFISGLEMETDHRVEETSIKVPYAVAGFGRFKDDRGFPVVKPPWGTLNAINLNTGEYVWTVPLGHEEELNDPNIPVSGTENYGGPVVTAGGVLFIAATNDEKIRAFDMVTGEQLWEDRLPAGGYATPATYEVNGKQFLVIACGGGKMGTKSGDEYRAYALPNKN